One window of the Oncorhynchus clarkii lewisi isolate Uvic-CL-2024 chromosome 19, UVic_Ocla_1.0, whole genome shotgun sequence genome contains the following:
- the LOC139375258 gene encoding GTP cyclohydrolase 1 feedback regulatory protein: protein MPYVFVSTQIRLETGPTMVGDVYSDPAIMNYLGARKTTMLGNNFSEYHVDEPPRLVLDKLEKIGFRMVTMTGVGQTLVWCMHKETE, encoded by the exons ATGCCCTATGTATTCGTTAGTACTCAGATCCGGCTG GAGACTGGGCCAACCATGGTAGGAGATGTATACTCTGACCCAGCAATAATGAACTACCTGGGAGCCAGGAAAACCACCATGCTGGGGAACAATTT CTCGGAGTACCACGTGGACGAACCTCCGCGTTTGGTGTTGGACAAGTTGGAGAAGATTGGCTTCCGCATGGTGACAATGACAGGCGTGGGACAAACGCTGGTGTGGTGCATGCACAAGGAGACTGAGTGA